One window of Staphylococcus chromogenes genomic DNA carries:
- the tpiA gene encoding triose-phosphate isomerase has product MRKPIIAGNWKMNKTVAEAKDFVNALPALPGTNEVEAVICAPTIQLDALISLTKEGVAPGLKIGAQNTFYEESGAFTGETSPVALQDLGVSYVVIGHSERRDIFHETDEDINKKAHAVFNHDMTPIICVGESDEERENGKANEVVEGQVEKALKGLSDEQVKQVVIAYEPIWAIGTGKSSTAKDANEMCSAVRQKIAKLTSDEVAEAVRIQYGGSVKPNNIKEYMAETDIDGALVGGASLKVDDYVQLLEGAK; this is encoded by the coding sequence TTGAGAAAACCAATCATTGCAGGTAACTGGAAAATGAACAAAACGGTAGCAGAAGCGAAAGATTTCGTTAATGCATTACCGGCATTACCGGGTACAAATGAAGTTGAAGCTGTGATTTGTGCACCAACGATTCAATTAGATGCATTAATTTCATTAACTAAAGAAGGTGTCGCACCTGGACTGAAAATTGGTGCGCAAAATACATTTTATGAAGAAAGTGGTGCTTTCACAGGAGAAACATCACCTGTAGCACTTCAAGATTTAGGCGTGAGCTACGTGGTCATCGGACACTCTGAACGTCGCGATATTTTCCATGAAACAGATGAAGACATTAACAAAAAAGCACACGCTGTTTTTAATCATGACATGACACCTATCATTTGTGTGGGCGAAAGTGATGAAGAACGTGAAAACGGTAAAGCAAACGAAGTTGTAGAAGGACAAGTTGAAAAAGCACTTAAAGGTTTATCAGACGAGCAAGTCAAACAAGTGGTTATTGCTTATGAACCTATTTGGGCTATCGGAACAGGTAAATCTTCTACAGCTAAAGATGCGAATGAAATGTGTTCAGCCGTACGTCAAAAAATTGCAAAATTAACAAGTGATGAAGTAGCAGAAGCCGTGCGTATCCAATACGGTGGCAGTGTGAAACCGAATAATATTAAAGAATATATGGCTGAAACAGATATTGATGGTGCTTTAGTTGGCGGTGCTTCACTTAAAGTAGACGATTATGTTCAATTGTTAGAAGGTGCTAAATAA
- a CDS encoding phosphoglycerate kinase: MAKKDVTDVSLKGKVVLVRADFNVPMKDGEITNDNRIVQALPTLEHIIEQGGKIVVFSHLGKVKEESDKEKLTLAPVAKRLSEKLNKEVTFIPETRGEKLESAIKELNDGDVLMFENTRFEDLDGKKESKNDSELGKYWASLGDIFVNDAFGTAHREHASNVGISTHLEAVAGFLMEKEIKFIGGVVENPDKPVVAILGGAKVSDKIGVIENLLKIADKVLIGGGMAYTFLKAQGKEIGLSLLEADKIDFAKDLLERAGDQIVLPVDGKVAKEFSNDADITTVSIDEIPEDQEAMDIGPETVQLFKKQLEGAHTVVWNGPMGVFEFSNFAQGTIGVCEAIAELKDATTIIGGGDSAAAAMQLGFEDDFTHISTGGGASLEYLEGKELPGIKAIANK; this comes from the coding sequence ATGGCAAAAAAAGATGTAACTGATGTTTCGTTAAAAGGGAAAGTCGTTTTAGTACGTGCAGACTTTAACGTTCCTATGAAAGACGGCGAAATCACAAATGACAACCGAATTGTACAAGCCTTACCAACATTGGAACATATCATCGAGCAAGGTGGTAAAATTGTTGTCTTCTCTCACTTAGGAAAAGTGAAAGAAGAAAGTGATAAAGAAAAGTTAACACTTGCACCGGTAGCAAAACGCTTATCCGAAAAGTTAAACAAAGAGGTTACGTTTATTCCTGAAACACGTGGCGAAAAATTAGAATCTGCCATTAAAGAATTGAATGATGGCGACGTATTAATGTTTGAAAATACACGTTTTGAAGATTTAGATGGTAAAAAAGAATCTAAAAACGATAGTGAGCTCGGTAAATATTGGGCTTCATTAGGTGATATTTTTGTGAATGATGCATTTGGAACAGCACATCGTGAACATGCTTCCAATGTAGGGATTTCTACACATTTAGAAGCAGTTGCAGGTTTCTTAATGGAAAAAGAAATCAAGTTTATCGGTGGTGTAGTTGAAAACCCTGATAAACCTGTAGTAGCTATCTTAGGTGGCGCTAAAGTTTCTGACAAAATTGGCGTCATTGAAAATCTATTAAAAATCGCTGACAAAGTACTCATTGGTGGCGGTATGGCGTATACGTTCTTAAAAGCGCAAGGCAAAGAAATCGGATTATCACTTTTAGAAGCTGATAAAATTGATTTTGCCAAAGATTTACTTGAGCGTGCAGGAGATCAAATCGTTTTACCAGTAGATGGTAAAGTGGCAAAAGAATTTTCTAACGATGCCGACATTACGACAGTTTCAATTGATGAAATTCCTGAAGATCAAGAAGCCATGGATATTGGACCTGAGACAGTTCAATTATTTAAAAAGCAACTTGAAGGGGCGCATACTGTCGTTTGGAATGGCCCAATGGGTGTTTTTGAATTCAGTAACTTTGCGCAAGGTACAATTGGCGTTTGTGAAGCTATTGCCGAATTGAAAGACGCGACGACAATTATCGGTGGTGGAGATTCAGCCGCTGCAGCAATGCAACTCGGATTTGAAGATGACTTCACCCACATCTCAACAGGTGGCGGTGCATCATTAGAGTACCTTGAAGGTAAAGAATTACCAGGTATTAAAGCAATTGCAAATAAGTAA
- the gap gene encoding type I glyceraldehyde-3-phosphate dehydrogenase, which produces MAVKVAINGFGRIGRLAFRRIQDVENIEVVAVNDLTDDDMLAHLLKYDTMQGRFTEEVDVIDGGFRVNGKEVKSFSEPEPSKLPWKDLDVDVVLECTGFFTSKEKAEAHIEAGAKKVLISAPGTGDLKTIVYNVNHEELDGSETVVSGASCTTNSLAPVAKTLNDEFGIVEGLMTTIHAYTGDQNTQDSPHRKGDKRRARAAAENIIPNSTGAAKAIGLVIPEIDGKLDGGAQRVPVATGSLTELTVVLDKEVSVEDVNNAMKNATNESFGYTEDEIVSSDVVGMTFGALFDATQTRVMTVGDRQLVKVASWYDNEMSYTAQLVRTLEYLASHAK; this is translated from the coding sequence ATGGCAGTAAAAGTAGCAATTAACGGATTTGGTAGAATTGGTCGTTTAGCATTCAGAAGAATTCAAGACGTAGAAAATATTGAGGTTGTAGCTGTAAACGATTTAACAGACGACGATATGCTTGCACATTTATTGAAATATGACACAATGCAAGGTCGTTTTACTGAAGAAGTAGATGTAATTGATGGTGGTTTCCGCGTAAATGGTAAAGAAGTGAAATCATTCTCTGAACCAGAACCATCAAAATTACCATGGAAAGATCTTGACGTAGATGTTGTTTTAGAATGTACAGGTTTCTTTACATCAAAAGAAAAAGCAGAAGCTCACATTGAAGCAGGTGCTAAAAAAGTATTAATTTCTGCACCAGGAACTGGCGATCTTAAAACAATCGTATATAATGTCAACCATGAAGAATTAGACGGTTCTGAAACAGTTGTATCAGGTGCTTCTTGTACAACAAACTCATTAGCACCAGTAGCAAAAACTTTAAATGATGAATTTGGTATCGTTGAAGGTTTAATGACTACAATTCACGCATACACTGGTGACCAAAATACACAAGACTCACCACACAGAAAAGGTGACAAACGTCGTGCACGTGCAGCTGCAGAAAACATTATTCCTAACTCAACAGGTGCTGCGAAAGCAATCGGTTTAGTTATCCCTGAAATTGATGGAAAATTAGACGGTGGCGCACAACGTGTACCAGTAGCAACAGGTTCATTAACTGAATTAACAGTTGTTTTAGATAAAGAAGTATCAGTAGAAGACGTTAACAATGCAATGAAAAATGCAACAAACGAATCATTCGGTTACACTGAAGACGAAATTGTATCTTCAGATGTTGTAGGCATGACTTTCGGAGCATTATTTGATGCAACTCAAACACGTGTAATGACTGTTGGCGACCGTCAATTAGTTAAAGTAGCATCTTGGTATGATAACGAAATGTCATACACTGCTCAATTAGTACGTACTTTAGAATATTTAGCAAGCCACGCTAAATAA
- a CDS encoding sugar-binding transcriptional regulator encodes MKNIIQVQQKIVPDLVDKMYRRFSILSTIQKFQPVGRRTLSEKLSLTERVLRSETHLLKEQDLILIKPTGMTLTNVGVDVLSELNVYFNNYTDYHSLAKQIKDLYQIKEVHVVPGNSDNDLSVKVEIGRIAGQLLEKQLFNEAIVAVTGGSTMASVSDAMSPLPFDVLFVPARGGLGENVVFQANTICSTMAHRTGGNYTTLYVPDNVSELTYQNLLKEPAVIQTLEKIKDSQITIHGIGDALKMAKRRQSSQALIEKLQHHNAVGEAFGYYFDENGQIIHKVNTIGLQLEEVRLKEHNFAVAGGCSKGNAIKAYLNIAPKNTVLITDEEAAKMIVAK; translated from the coding sequence TTGAAAAACATCATTCAAGTGCAGCAAAAGATTGTTCCTGATTTGGTAGACAAGATGTATCGGCGTTTTTCAATTTTAAGTACCATACAAAAGTTTCAACCTGTAGGACGTCGGACACTTAGCGAAAAGTTAAGTCTTACTGAGAGGGTGCTACGTTCTGAAACTCATCTTCTTAAAGAGCAAGATTTAATTTTAATTAAACCGACAGGAATGACGTTGACCAATGTAGGTGTCGACGTGTTGAGTGAGTTAAACGTCTATTTTAACAACTACACGGATTATCACAGCTTAGCGAAACAAATTAAAGATTTGTATCAGATTAAAGAAGTACATGTGGTACCTGGCAATAGTGATAATGATCTTAGTGTTAAAGTAGAAATTGGGCGAATCGCAGGGCAACTGTTGGAAAAACAGTTATTCAATGAGGCGATTGTTGCTGTAACAGGTGGTTCGACAATGGCTTCTGTGAGTGACGCCATGTCACCTCTCCCCTTCGATGTGTTGTTTGTTCCAGCTCGAGGAGGTCTTGGCGAAAATGTTGTTTTCCAAGCAAACACGATTTGTTCGACAATGGCTCATCGAACCGGCGGAAATTATACGACACTTTATGTGCCCGATAACGTGAGCGAACTCACATATCAAAACTTACTGAAAGAACCTGCAGTTATACAAACTTTAGAAAAAATTAAAGATTCACAAATTACAATACATGGCATTGGTGATGCGCTGAAAATGGCAAAAAGACGTCAATCTTCTCAAGCATTGATTGAAAAACTTCAACATCATAATGCCGTAGGTGAAGCATTTGGCTATTATTTCGATGAAAATGGTCAAATTATTCACAAAGTTAATACGATTGGACTTCAACTTGAAGAGGTCCGATTGAAAGAACACAATTTTGCTGTTGCTGGAGGTTGTTCAAAAGGTAATGCAATAAAAGCATACTTGAACATTGCTCCTAAAAACACAGTGTTAATCACTGATGAAGAAGCAGCAAAAATGATTGTGGCAAAATAG
- a CDS encoding DUF4887 domain-containing protein: MGFNDRQTSSSKDHRTKKFLTGCLSLFVILLLLGGLVFAIFSFVDQSQWGKEHLQEKSIEEQQKKKEAEKEKEREKQAKEKREREASLEEARAQQQAAQASIEQERQASLEQERQASIEAARQAQMKQQSTEEPTKETNNSTKEEQTTEEKPRSSEETSTEEKTSEPSTTAEPSTEEPTTEEPKTQQPKTQQPKPSPQPSTETRSQTESNTNSTQQSTTRTTSNEQAQTRSTTTTQSNQ; the protein is encoded by the coding sequence ATGGGATTTAACGATCGTCAAACATCCTCGTCAAAAGACCATCGAACAAAAAAATTTCTGACAGGATGTTTAAGTCTGTTCGTCATTTTATTATTATTGGGCGGCTTAGTTTTTGCGATATTTTCCTTTGTAGATCAATCACAATGGGGAAAAGAACATCTACAAGAAAAATCTATTGAGGAACAACAAAAGAAAAAAGAAGCAGAGAAAGAGAAAGAAAGAGAAAAGCAAGCGAAAGAAAAACGTGAGCGTGAGGCAAGTTTAGAAGAAGCACGTGCACAACAACAAGCGGCGCAAGCTTCGATTGAACAAGAGCGTCAAGCGTCACTGGAACAGGAAAGACAAGCGTCTATTGAAGCAGCACGTCAAGCACAAATGAAGCAACAATCAACGGAAGAGCCTACAAAAGAGACTAATAATAGTACTAAGGAAGAACAGACAACAGAAGAAAAACCACGTTCCTCTGAAGAAACGTCTACAGAGGAAAAGACTTCAGAACCTTCTACCACAGCAGAGCCGTCTACAGAAGAACCTACAACAGAAGAGCCCAAAACACAACAGCCCAAAACACAACAGCCTAAACCATCACCACAACCCTCTACCGAAACGCGTAGTCAAACTGAGTCCAATACTAACAGTACACAACAATCAACAACAAGAACGACTTCCAATGAGCAAGCACAAACGCGTTCTACAACAACAACACAATCTAATCAATAA